One window of Aspergillus oryzae RIB40 DNA, chromosome 3 genomic DNA carries:
- a CDS encoding uncharacterized protein (predicted protein), with translation MESLIAKIQQEAASANYVERKKLLDTLRDLQYSIETPEDAMQRVIHMNLHFAAIRTALDLNLFNDILDNAEPSTVHHLAAKHSADPLLLGKYRNSSSVHSAQCAPEILTRKTGRVLRYLASLGVLKEAGRDTFTSTRYTSNLARPEIQAGLYVYFDMCNPTYQEMPRYLAETGYQNPTSFTDGIFQRAHKTDLHTFAFVHGDPVRSAHFNHFMKAQRGSQPKCFDLYPFDEESKGWPSDKPLFVDVGGGAGYQTVSFLERFPNLPGRVVLQDLPEPIEDAKSVVPKNVERMAHNFFEPQPVIGAKYYYLRMILHDHTDENSIKILSNLVPALGEDSLILLDEMVLPSQRVDEASTQHDLTMMTFHSSMERSEEQWAKLVGAVGLKIKKVVPYAPGYNLGVVVCGL, from the exons ATGGAAAGCCTGATCGCGAAGATACAGCAGGAGGCTGCTTCAGCCAATTATGTGGAGCGCAAAAAGCTCCTAGACACCTTGCGAGACTTACAATACAGCATCGAGACCCCCGAGGATGCTATGCAGAGAGTGATACACATG AATCTTCACTTTGCTGCAATCCGCACGGCTCTTGACTTGAACCTTttcaatgatatccttgacaatgCAGAGCCCTCGACTGTCCATCACCTAGCAGCCAAGCACTCTGCAGACCCGTTGCTTCTCGGCAAGTACCGAAACTCCAGTTCAGTCCACAGTGCTCAATGCGCCCCAGAAATTCTAACTAGGAAGACAGGTCGTGTTCTACGCTATCTAGCGTCGCTAGGGGTGCTTAAAGAAGCAGGCCGAGACACCTTTACTTCGACGCGATATACATCCAATCTCGCCAGACCCGAGATTCAGGCCGGATTGTACGTCTACTTCGACATGTGTAACCCAACCTATCAAGAAATGCCTCGTTACCTTGCGGAAACAGGCTACCAGAACCCTACCAGTTTCACCGACGGCATTTTCCAAAGGGCTCACAAAACGGACTTGCACACATTCGCCTTCGTTCATGGCGATCCCGTGAGGAGTGCTCACTTCAATCACTTCATGAAAGCACAACGCGGATCCCAACCCAAATGCTTCGACCTTTACCCGTTTGACGAGGAAAGTAAGGGCTGGCCATCCGATAAGCCCCTATTCGTGGATGTCGGTGGCGGCGCCGGATATCAAACCGTCTCCTTCCTAGAGCGATTTCCAAATCTCCCTGGTCGGGTGGTTTTGCAGGACTTGCCGGAGCCGATCGAGGACGCAAAATCGGTGGTTCCGAAGAATGTCGAGCGAATGGCGCATAACTTCTTCGAGCCACAGCCTGTCATAG GTGCCAAGTACTACTATTTGCGAATGATATTGCATGACCATACAGACGAGAACAGCATCAAGATTCTTAGTAATCTAGTCCCGGCTCTGGGGGAAGATTCTCTGATTTTGCTTGATGAAATGGTCTTACCCTCTCAGCGCGTGGATGAGGCGTCCACACAACATGATCTGACCATGATGACGTTTCATAGCTCCATGGAGCGATCGGAGGAACAATGGGCGAAGCTTGTAGGAGCCGTGGGActgaagatcaagaaagtGGTCCCCTATGCACCAGGTTACAATTTGGGAGTTGTCGTATGTGGCCTCTGA
- a CDS encoding uncharacterized protein (polyketide synthase modules and related proteins), whose protein sequence is MHQIPVFAGLGSDALFSERTLGTAAEDARTSEGQIILRACHDIFVKEITSVIHSQRLPSDIKLEDFVEPESLIRPQACYQRNSIIQHVSLYTIQLLRYLRYSTEKPGVILGVAGFCAGLLPGAALATSRNTIELLSRGQDFFYVALHVGIRIESYKQVMMGKETCPPHLPCSLVVDGITAQHARELLEEHNRRSPASYIYLSAINSDTCVTLSGRGDHLQQFSQSSVPSQCKIRPTNIFSLYHDRHQLEGVRRDILQDLRNNILLFSTPLHLIAPLFSNIDGKPIDSGQLATLEELCEKLLEMMILEPVNWVAVEDNVLAAIKQPATAVDASFEILNFGPGYGISGARYTLPDNVNIVAASIVEPRPSLQDTTGMLSSNDIAIVGMGVDLPGASNTDALWQNLAEGVNSCVEIPSSRFHVEDFYQKKDGRTLRTKYGNFLENPFMFDNEMFGISRREALSMDPQQRVMLQTAYRALEDAGYVPDSTPSFSRRTFGCFIGNATLDYTDNLRDHIDVYYSPGTLRAFQSGRISYVFKWSGPSITLDTACSSSMVAIHQAARALQAGDCRSALVGGVNVISSPDMYLGLDRAHFLSPTGQCKPFDDSADGYCRSEGCAAFVIKKLNDAILEGDRILGVIRGIEINQSGNAHSITHPHSPTQEYLFQTLLKKSQVHPHQITVVETHGTGTQAGDPNELLSIRGAFCNGRDPGNLLHFTSIKANIGHCEAASGGAALAKLLLMMRHGKIPPQISLKTLNPKIKDLGTDGSAIDRDGATWPRSSRHPRLALLNNFGAAGSNGALILQEYSSLKATPQNEEQCEAHSYMLGFSARSHTSLLAYKDALISYLEAPSLPSSLRDAAYTSTARRQIYDYRISVTGSTIQEIVDNLRNADIYNIRESANPQPRAVFAFSGQGSQVKLSITQWISGMSQCNRMQRRPRTAISLIFATTTISSNSSLCLGGSTSTPSYLSGYYANYCAGSQVCSYTRFLFYGSIANLVTSLGEYAALVIAGVIDLQSSLKLVAHRAKLMMELCELEKTSMLAVNLSAETVRRHIGNSPEFHDLAISCDNSESDCVVGGPISQLQSLKAKLGTMKTRSKILDVPMAYHTHALDPILVQLTEVAKTLEISCPRIPVLSNVFGRVIQPGERAFTFEYFAMHCRQTVAFNAGIRELSSSGMGAEISRWIEIGPHPSVLPMVSTRLDRDTTHLLPSLRKGTPASATIARLLCHFYQTTTVLNWRKAFDERATLTTLPVMPFSEQEFGIYYPRESTQRASGKCDQNTDSQTGYTFLSKIVQRPSETNREAIFETPIAVFKEYILGHRVCEQALCPASVYHEIVLAASKWIQRDPGEEATRALSNVLYPAPLLYSEESSAIVRVYIKPGGDHKTNYSFTVASYNAGSDPQQQVIHCQGQLKTRPAAHAQKYAKLVPLMERQKERFLRVDQSSTQVFLRKALYEKVFTRVVTYSELYQMVQSVRIDQDEALAVCRFPNSQGEPSRANTVMMDVLLHVAGFVANLNIENDEVCICKEVKSATMTRNIPFSDTTFEVYCSNLEIAATNVIIADAYAVDSRGVIAVFKGMAFQRVKLTRMAQALRLAAARSGHSHQSVPIERAKLVAPKPSAPNSKPPDMPVDKQPAIREIIARTCNLEASNLVADTSLHAIGFDSLMMIELSSNLSSKLHTSIDISALEECKTVEDIEQLCSDEGQSGPTPISEAETVDSVTMPTTPATPADKLLIASITAETCGAHITSVKSDVELEALGIDSLMMIELEARLQSPSNSKKLSSLELSECRTLFRGVQSAPDMFQANIDDAKPAQVEVEISSPLSPRILGEITQSPVLEAEKKEVPASMKLRIAAILELQEQPEIVHLAEDKAPQNAPLFLIHDGSGICVQYHRLRPFNRTVYAIHDPKFLDPDSWSGIPAMAQSYARLIARTTSGPYILGGWSFGGVVAFEAARVLMAGGYAVTGVVLIDSPPPINHKPLSANIINAVTKGDRNRGGLVGETIRNLVRESFKACAGMLGAFQPEAVTRTSRSIPRTFLLRSRDGFHLNTRNDSPGLENDWLQDRSDPRTSIEGWEMLTKAKMPYLDIPGDHFQVFDVANVSRWLLLNIWRQGNMLIFTPWNRYKPYQKLSLTHAVN, encoded by the exons ATGCATCAAATTCCTGTTTTCGCCGGCTTGGGTTCTGATGCGCTTTTCTCGGAACGAACTCTGGGAACTGCAGCTGAGGATGCTAGAACATCAGAGGGCCAGATCATCTTACGAGCCTGCCATGACATCTTTGTGAAAGAGATCACCTCCGTCATTCACAGCCAGCGTCTACCCTCAGACATCAAGCTGGAAGACTTCGTGGAGCCGGAAAGCCTCATACGACCCCAGGCGTGTTATCAACGGAATAGCATCATTCAACATGTATCTCTGTACACGATTCAGCTTCTTAGATATTTACGATACTCGACGGAGAAGCCTGGTGTCATCCTTGGTGTGGCTGGATTCTGTGCCGGATTACTGCCTGGTGCGGCGCTGGCCACGTCCAGGAATACCATCGAACTGCTATCTCGGGGCCAAGATTTCTTCTACGTAGCTCTGCATGTAGGCATCCGGATCGAAAGCTACAAGCAGGTTATGATGGGCAAAGAAACCTGTCCACCACATCTGCCCTGTAGTTTGGTCGTCGACGGGATTACGGCCCAGCACGCCCGAGAACTGCTTGAAGAACACAACAGACGA TCTCCTGCTTCTTACATTTACTTGAGTGCTATCAACTCCGATACTTGTGTTACCCTGAGCGGTAGAGGtgatcatcttcagcaatTCAGCCAAAGCAGTGTGCCCTCCCAATGCAAGATACGGCCAACGAATATTTTTTCCTTGTATCATGACCGTCACCAGCTCGAGGGAGTCCGAAGGGATATACTTCAAGACCTCCGAAACAATATACTCTTGTTCTCAACACCCTTACATCTTATTGCCCCGCTGTTTTCTAATATTGATGGGAAGCCAATTGATTCGGGCCAGCTGGCAACGTTGGAAGAACTCTGCGAGAAGCTCCttgagatgatgatcttAGAGCCGGTGAACTGGGTAGCGGTAGAGGATAACGTACTTGCCGCTATCAAGCAGCCAGCCACCGCTGTGGATGCTTCTTTTGAAATTTTGAATTTCGGTCCTGGTTACGGCATATCAGGAGCCAGATATACCCTCCCAGATAACGTGAACATTGTAGCTGCGTCAATCGTCGAACCACGCCCCTCGCTACAAGACACTACTGGGATGCTGTCATCTAATGATATTGCTATTGTGGGTATGGGTGTGGACCTTCCAGGAGCTTCCAATACCGATGCCCTTTGGCAAAACTTGGCCGAAGGCGTCAATTCTTGCGTCGAG ATTCCGTCTTCAAGGTTCCATGTTGAAGACTTTTatcagaagaaagatggccGTACTCTAAGAACAAAGTACGGCAACTTCCTAGAAAACCCATTCATGTTCGACAACGAAATGTTTGGTATCTCCCGTCGAGAAGCCCTTTCAATGGATCCACAACAACGAGTCATGCTCCAAACTGCCTATCGAGCACTGGAAGATGCGGGATATGTCCCTGATTCAACCCCGTCATTCTCCAGGAGGACGTTCGGTTGTTTTATCGGAAACGCTACATTGGACTATACCGACAATCTTAGAGACCACATTGATGTCTACTACAGCCCAG GAACGTTACGCGCTTTTCAGAGTGGACGGATAAGTTACGTCTTTAAATGGAGTGGGCCATCTATCACTTTGGATACAGCATGTTCGTCATCGATGGTCGCCATTCATCAAGCAGCACGAGCTCTGCAGGCTGGAGACTGTCGGTCGGCATTGGTTGGGGGTGTAAATGTCATCAGTAGTCCTGAC ATGTATCTTGGTCTTGATCGAGCGCATTTCCTAAGTCCTACTGGCCAGTGCAAGCCATTTGATGATTCGGCAGATGGCTACTGCCGGTCTGAAGGCTGTGCAGCATTcgtgatcaagaagctgaacgaTGCGATATTGGAAGGTGATCGAATACTCGGGGTTATTCGAGGCATTGAGATTAATCAAAGCGGCAATGCGCATTCCATAACGCATCCTCATTCACCAACGCAGGAATACTTATTTCAAACGTTACTAAAGAAATCCCAggttcatcctcatcag ATTACTGTGGTGGAAACACATGGCACAGGCACACAAGCCGGGGACCCAAATGAGCTTCTTAGCATTCGCGGAGCATTCTGCAACGGTCGAGATCCAGggaatcttctccatttTACTTCTATCAAAGCAAACATCGGCCACTGCGAGGCCGCTTCCGGCGGTGCAGCATTGGCAAAATTACTTCTGATGATGAGACATGGCAAAATACCCCCACAGATATCCCTTAAGACACTTAACCCTAAGATCAAAGACCTTGGCACAGACGGATCCGCTATTGATCGTGACGGTGCTACTTGGCCTCGATCTTCGAGACACCCGCGGCTTGCTCTACTTAACAACTTTGGTGCAGCGGGTTCTAACGGTGCCTTGATACTGCAAGAATACTCTAGCCTCAAAGCTACCCCTCAAAATGAGGAGCAGTGCGAGGCTCACAGCTATATGCTTGGGTTCTCGGCTAGAAGCCACACAAGCCTCCTTGCCTATAAAGATGCGTTGATCTCTTATCTGGAGGCTCCTTCGTTACCGAGTTCTCTTCGTGATGCTGCTTATACTAGCACGGCTCGCCGCCAGATCTATGACTATCGTATTTCTGTTACCGGTTCCACCATACAGGAAATTGTCGACAACTTGAGAAATGCAGATATTTACAACATTCGCGAGTCGGCAAATCCACAGCCACGTGCGGTGTTTGCATTCTCTGGTCAAGGATCACAGGTGAAGCTCTCCATTACA CAATGGATATCCGGGATGTCTCAATGTAATCGCATGCAAAGACGACCAAGAACGGCAATCTCACTCATCTTCGCTACTACAACAATCTCTTCAAACAGCAGTCTTTGTCTTGGAGGTAGCACTAGCACGCCTTCTTATCTCTCTGGGTATTATGCCAACTATTGTGCTGGGTCACAGGTATGCTCATACACCAGATTCCTCTTCTACGGTTCTATAGCTAATTTGGTTACTAGCCTGGGAGAGTACGCTGCCCTAGTCATTGCTGGTGTGATTGATTTGCAAAGTAGTCTGAAACTGGTGGCACATCGAGCAAAGCTTATGATGGAGCTGTGTGAACTTGAAAAAACGTCAATGCTTGCGGTTAACCTCAGTGCAGAGACCGTGAGACGGCACATTGGCAACAGCCCAGAATTTCACGATTTAGCTATATCTTGTGATAACAGTGAGTCTGATTGCGTTGTTGGGGGCCCAATCAGTCAGCTCCAATCTCTGAAAGCAAAACTCGGTACGATGAAGACGCGGTCGAAAATCCTCGACGTTCCAATGGCTTATCATACACACGCATTGGACCCTATATTGGTTCAATTAACGGAAGTCGCTAAGACACTCGAAATCTCATGTCCGAGAATCCCTGTTCTATCCAACGTGTTTGGCCGCGTTATTCAACCTGGTGAAAGAGCTTTCACCTTTGAGTATTTTGCCATGCATTGTCGCCAGACCGTTGCTTTCAACGCAGGCATTCGTGAGCTCTCTAGTAGTGGAATGGGGGCTGAAATCTCCCGATGGATAGAAATAGGGCCTCATCCATCTGTGCTACCAATGGTCAGCACTAGATTGGATAGAGACACTACACATCTTCTACCTTCATTACGAAAAGGAACTCCGGCATCTGCGACAATTGCTAGACTACTATGCCATTTTTACCAAACCACTACCGTGCTGAATTGGCGAAAAGCTTTCGATGAGCGAGCAACCTTAACCACCCTTCCGGTCATGCCGTTCTCAGAGCAGGAATTTGGTATTTACTATCCACGTGAGAGTACTCAGAGAGCCTCGGGTAAGTGTGATCAAAATACTGATTCTCAAACTGGGTACACCTTCCTGTCCAAGATTGTTCAACGTCCATCGGAGACGAATAGGGAGGCCATCTTTGAGACGCCAATTGCGGTCTTCAAGGAATATATTCTGGGTCACCGTGTCTGTGAACAGGCTCTATGTCCTGCATCGGTCTACCACGAGATTGTTCTAGCTGCTTCCAAGTGGATACAGCGGGATCCAGGTGAAGAAGCCACCAGGGCACTTTCGAATGTGCTATATCCAGCACCTTTGCTATATTCAGAAGAATCTTCTGCAATTGTTAGGGTTTATATAAAGCCTGGCGGTGACCACAAGACAAACTATTCGTTCACTGTGGCCTCATACAACGCAGGTTCCGATCCGCAGCAACAGGTGATTCATTGTCAGGGGCAGCTGAAGACACGACCTGCTGCTCATGCCCAAAAGTATGCAAAGCTAGTGCCGCTCATGGAACGGCAAAAGGAACGGTTTTTGCGCGTTGACCAATCGAGCACACAGGTGTTTCTCCGAAAAGCCCTGTATGAAAAGGTTTTTACTCGGGTCGTCACATATTCCGAATTGTATCAGATGGTTCAGTCGGTGCGCATCGACCAAGATGAAGCGCTCGCAGTGTGTCGTTTCCCCAATTCACAAGGAGAGCCTTCAAGGGCGAACACGGTCATGATGGATGTCCTCCTTCATGTTGCTGGTTTCGTCGCCAATCTCAATATTGAGAATGATGAAGTCTGCATCTGCAAGGAGGTCAAATCTGCTACCATGACTCGAAATATCCCCTTCTCAGACACGACGTTCGAAGTCTATTGCAGCAATCTCGAAATCGCAGCTACCAACGTGATCATAGCAGATGCATATGCGGTCGATTCACGAGGCGTCATTGCTGTCTTCAAGGGGATGGCCTTCCAGCGAGTGAAACTAACGAGAATGGCTCAAGCCCTCCGGTTGGCAGCTGCGAGATCTGGTCATTCACATCAATCTGTCCCAATAGAGAGAGCCAAACTAGTAGCTCCAAAACCGTCAGCTCCTAACTCAAAGCCTCCTGATATGCCCGTTGACAAGCAGCCAGCTATCAGAGAGATCATTGCGAGAACTTGCAATCTAGAGGCATCAAACTTAGTTGCGGACACCAGCCTTCACGCCATCGGTTTTGACTCGCTCATGATGATTGAACTTTCGTCCAACCTGTCTTCTAAGCTTCATACCTCAATCGATATATCAGCTCTGGAGGAGTGTAAGACcgttgaagacattgagcaACTGTGCAGCGATGAGGGCCAATCAGGACCCACCCCTATCTCGGAAGCAGAGACTGTGGACTCTGTCACGATGCCAACAACACCGGCAACGCCTGCAGATAAGCTACTCATTGCGTCCATAACTGCCGAAACATGTGGTGCCCATATTACCTCCGTCAAGTCAGATGTCGAGCTCGAGGCTCTTGGGATTGATTCACTGATGATGATTGAGCTGGAAGCCCGTCTGCAAAGTCCATCGAACTCCAAGAAACTTTCATCTTTGGAACTATCCGAATGCAGAACA CTATTTAGAGGCGTACAGTCCGCCCCTGACATGTTCCAGGCAAATATAGATGACGCAAAACCAGCCCAAGTTGAAGTTgagatttcttctcctttatCCCCCCGAATCCTTGGTGAAATAACACAATCTCCAGTACTGGAagccgaaaagaaagaagtgcCCGCGTCCATGAAGTTGAGGATTGCGGCGATTCTCGAGTTACAAGAGCAACCCGAAATTGTGCATCTCGCCGAGGACAAGGCCCCCCAAAATGCCCCTCTGTTCCTAATCCACGACGGCAGCGGCATCTGTGTTCAATATCACCGACTAAGACCCTTCAATCGCACGGTTTATGCGATCCACGACCCCAAATTTCTGGACCCCGATTCCTGGTCAGGAATTCCTGCTATGGCTCAATCTTATGCACGGCTTATTGCAAGGACAACGTCCGGTCCTTACATCCTCGGTGGCTGGTCGTTTGGCGGTGTTGTTGCATTCGAGGCTGCTCGAGTGCTAATGGCAGGAGGCTACGCGGTCACCGGTGTAGTTCTCATCGATTCACCGCCGCCAATAAATCACAAGCCGCTCTCTGCGAACATCATCAATGCCGTTACAAAAGGTGATAGAAATAGAGGAGGCCTGGTCGGCGAGACTATTCGCAACCTTGTCAGGGAAAGCTTCAAAGCCTGCGCGGGTATGCTTGGGGCTTTCCAACCCGAGGCTGTGACAAGGACCAGTCGATCGATTCCACGGACTTTCTTGCTCCGATCAAGGGATGGCTTTCATCTAAACACGAGAAATGATAGTCCGGGGTTGGAGAACGATTGGTTGCAGGATCGCTCCGACCCCAGGACTTCTATTGAGGGATGGGAGATGCTTACAAAGGCAAAGATGCCTTATCTGGATATCCCAGGTGACCATTTCCAGGTCTTCGACGTTGCGAATGTAAGTCGGTGGTTACTTCTAAATATCTGGAGACAAGGGAACATGCTAATTTTCACACCATGGAACAGGTACAAGCCGTATCAAAAGCTATCGCTCACGCATGCAGTGAATTAA
- a CDS encoding uncharacterized protein (predicted protein): MPFRLFFGYWASVVIGRWLGGLLGYKPFFKEYTTDWEFAVNKMKSSFWTRRSVDGFWAAKERWDREADLSAGPNPTNAELQYLLEDVTAATRAAKSKAAEKGLNTNGSVQISELSRADEETVIGISSGLKSEIAQVDISLLHILSKKNHKLLRTRLPRKDSDNKPSIKGL; the protein is encoded by the exons ATGCCCTTTCGGCTTTTCTTTGGCTACTGGGCCAGTGTGGTTATTGGCCGGTGGCTTGGGGGTCTGCTAGGCTACAAgccattcttcaaagaaTATACGACGGATTGGGAGTTTGCTGTAAACAAAATGAAAAGTTCGTTCTGGACTCGGCGGTCAGTTGACGGTTTTTGGGCCGCGAAGGAGCGCTGGGATAGAGAAGCAGACCTCTCTGCTGGACCCAACCCGACCAATGCAGAGCTCCAATATCTGCTCGAGGATGTCACAGCAGCTACAAGAGCTGCTAAGTCcaaggctgcagagaagGGCTTGAATACTAATGGATCCGTCCAAATCAGTGAGCTATCTAGAGCAGACGAGGAGACTGTTATTGGTATCTCTTCTGGGTTGAAATCGGAAATTGCTCAG GTCGACATTTCCTTACTTCATATTCTttcaaaaaaaaatcataaACTTTTGCGAACTAGACTGCCAAGAAAAGATTCTGATAACAAACCGAGCATCAAAGGCCTTTAG